AAAACGCAGACTATTCGTCCGCTCGGTACCGACGCTCTCGCGTGATCGCTATCGTCGAGAGCCGGGCCGACCGCGCGTCGGTCCACGTCTGCGACCAGCTCCGCGACCTCGCCGACTGGGAGGCCCTCGAGGACGGCTCCCGGCCCGACGCCGACGGCGGCGGGACCTACTACCGACTCGAGGGCGCCGAACTCCGGTCGTTCGAGGACTTCCACCTCGAACTCGAGTCCCCGGTCGACGCCTTCGACTGCGACCCCGACCTACTGGTCTTCGCCTCGCGCCACTCCGGCGACACGGGACCGCTGCTGACGGGCCACTTCACGGGGAACTTCGGCCCCGCAGAGTTCGGCGGCGAGCCCAACGCCGTCGCCGACGCGTGTCCGAACGCGCTGGCGCGCCTGCTCGAGGCCTTCAACGAGCACGCCCCCGAGGGGTACGACGTCGGCATGGAGTGTACCCACCACGGTCCCACCGACGTCGGCTGTCCCTCCCTGTTCGCGGAACTGGGCAGCGGCGACGAGCAGTGGGACGACCCCGCGGGCGCCGAGGCGGTCGCCCGCGCGATTCTCGACCTCCGCGGCATCGACCCTCACCGCGGTCGGCAAGTCGTCGGCTTCGGCGGCAACCACTATGCGCCGCGGTTCGAGCGTGTCGTCCGCGAAACCAAGTGGGCGGTCGGCCACGTCGCGGCCGATTGGGCGCTCGAGGCGATGGACCACCCGACGACCCACCGCGACGTACTCGACGCCGCGTTTGCGGCCAGCGAGACAGCGGTAGCCCTCGTCGACGGCGAGTGGCCGGTTCTCGAGGAGACGCTCGAGGACCTGGGATACCGGCTCGTCAGCGAGACCTGGCTCCGCGAGGTGGACGATCGACCGCTCGAGTTAGTCGACGCCGTCGAGGCGAATCTCGGGCGCATCGACGACGGAATTCGATTCGGCGACCGACGCACGGACGCGTTCGACGTCGTCGACCTGCCGGCCGAACTGGTCGCCGCCGCACAGGGGATCGATCCCGACCGCGTGCGAGAGATCGTCGAATCGAACGCCGTCGCCTTCGCCACCGAGAACGGCGGTAGTCGCGTCGGGTCGCGCGCCGCGGTTCCGGCCGCGGACGAGGCGGCCGTCCGCGAGACCATCGTCGCGGCGCTCGCGGTCGTCCTCGAGGAGAAGTACGACGACGTGATCGTTGCGGACGACGCGGTCGTCGCCGAGCGGACGGCGTTCGATCCCGAACTCGCGCGCGAGATCGGCGTTCCCGAGGGGCCGAAGTTCGGCGCGCTCGCCGACGGCGAGCCCGTCACCGTCGACGGTGAAACGGTCAGTCCGCAGAGAGTTCGGCGTCAACAAACCGATCGGTTCCCGAAGTAACCGGACAGAACGAACGCAGTAAGCGCCGGTTACTGCACCCGGGGACGGGATTCGTGGAATCGGGTAGGTGATAGATACCCTTCCCGGATTGTGTCAGACATGCGGCTGACGTGTAGGGGAAAGGTAATTATGCTCCATCTTCTAGACAGTGCCAAGAATGGACTCCATCATCGACGATGCGATCGACGAGGCCGAAACCGGGGAGCAGTCCGAGATCCCCGACGACGCTCCACCCCAGGACGACCGGTCCGCGGGCGACGCGTCAGACGGCCACCGGACAGGGACGATGACCGACGACGAACTCGAGGACGTTCTCCAAGATCTCCAGACCGATATCACCGTCGTCGGCTGCGGCGGCGCCGGCGGGAACACGGTCAACCGCATGCACGAGGAGGGCATCCACGGCGCGAAACTCGTCGCTGCCAACACCGACGTCCAGCACCTCGTAGAGATCGAGGCCGACACCAAGATCCTCATGGGCGAGGAGAAGACCGGCGGCCGCGGCGCCGGCTCGCTCCCGCAGGTCGGCGAGGAGGCCGCCCTCGAGAGCCAGCAGGACATCTACGACGCCATCGACGGCTCCGACATGGTTTTCGTCACGGCGGGACTGGGCGGCGGGACCGGGACCGGTTCCGCGCCCGTCGTCGCCAAGGCCGCCCGCGAGGCCGGTGCGCTGACGATTTCGATCGTCACGACGCCCTTTACCGCGGAAGGAGAGGTCCGACGGACGAACGCCGAAGCGGGCCTCGAGCGCCTGCGCGACGTCTCGGACACCGTCATCGTCGTCCCCAACGACCGCCTGCTCGACTCGGTCGGCAAACTGCCCGTCCGACAGGCGTTCAAGGTCTCAGACGAGGTGCTGATGCGTAGCGTCAAGGGTATCACGGAACTGATCACCAAGCCCGGCCTCGTCAACCTCGACTTCGCCGACGTTCGCACCGTCATGGAACGCGGCGGCGTCGCCATGATCGGTCTCGGGGAATCCGACTCCGAGGCCAAAGCCGAGGACTCGGTCAAGACCGCGCTGCGCTCCCCGCTGCTGGACGTCGACATCTCCGGCGCGAGCTCCGCGCTGGTCAACGTCACCGGCGGCAACGACATGGCCATTGAGGAGGCCGAGGGCGTCGTCGAGGAGATCTACGACCGGATCGATCCCGACGCGCGCATCATCTGGGGGACCTCGATCGACGAGAGCCTCGAGGGCAGCATGCGGACGATGATCGTCGTCACCGGCGTTGAGTCGCCACAGATCTACGGCCGCCCCGACGAGGAGACCGTCCAACCGGAGATGACCGGCCAGGCGGGCGGCGACGACATCGACTTCGTCGACTGACCGCGATCGCGAGCCGTTCGACCGCAGAGCGGATCGGGAGGGGAGTCCATCTTCACCACTTCTAGTCGTCTGTACTCGAGTTTCGGGGCCGTAGGCTGTGAGTGAGAACTGTGACAACTCCGCCCGAGCGGAGCACGCCGTCGGACTCGAGGAACACTCGTCGTACTCGCCTCAGCAGATCGGTTTCGGGTCGATTCCCATCTCGTCCAGCGAGCCCGCGTACGCGTCGTACGCGACCTCGACTACCTCCTCGGCCGCGTCTCGAGCGCGGTCCCAGTCTCCGTCCTCGTCGCAGACGTCCTCGAGTAGCTCAAGCGCCCGGTCGCCCTGCGCTGCCGTCTCGCTTCGCAGCTCCCGGAACTGATCGGCTCGGCGTTCGTCGCCCTCGTTGACGAAGAAGCTCACGACCTGCAGGTGGGTCCGCTCGCCGACCATCGACCGACCGACGAGTCCGCCGAGGCGGGAAGACGTGTCCTCGAGCGATCGGAGGGTCTCGTGCATCGGTCCGCCAGTCGCGTCGGCATCGGCGTCGGTCTCGCCCTCAAGCAGATCCGCGACCCGCTCGTAGTGGTCGCGCTCCTGATCGCGGAACTCGGCGAACAGTTCCTGTGCGTCCTCGTGATCCTCGTCGTCGGCCCAGCCCTCGAAGGTCTCCATCGCGGCGCGTTCGCCGTCGGCGACCGTTCGGAGGACCGTTTCGACCGTCAGATCGGCGTCGGTGAGCGCGACGAGCAGTTTGGACGACCCGAGTCGCTCGAGTTCGCTGTCCATCGACTCCTCGACCGCGTCCCGGAATCCGTCGGCGTTCATACCCCTTCGACACCACGGATCGTGTTGAACGTTGGTGGCGGTTCAGCGGGGCTGGTGGGGCACCCCACCTCGAGCCACGACTTAACCGTCGCGGCGGCGTACTGACGCCCATGACCGACGGGAGCGAGCCTGCGGAGCCGGCAGACGAACGCGAACAGGTCTCGATCGAACCCGAGGCGTTGGCCGACCGGTTGCGGTCCGGCGACGGGGTTACTGTCCTCGACGTCCGCGACCGCGATGAGTTCGAGCGCTGGCACCTCGAGGGCGAGGGCGTCGAGGCCGTCCAGATCCCCCACATGAAGTTCATCCAGGCGCAGGCGAGGGGCGGCGTGACCGACCTCGTCGACGACCTCGAGGAACCGATCGTCGCGGTCTGTGGACGCGGGGAGGCCAGCGCACACGCTGTCGGGCTCCTCCGGGACGCCGGTCTCGACGCCAGCAACCTCGCCGGTGGGATGGACGCCTGGGCCGACCTCTCCCTCGCCCGCGAACTCGAGGTCGACGCGCCCGCGACGGTCGTCCAGTACGACCGGCCCTCGAGCGGCTGTCTCGCCTACGCGATCTACAGTGACGGCGAGGCGGCGGTGATCGACCCGCTCCGCGCGTTCGCCGATCGATATGTCAACGACGCTGCGGACCGGGGTGCGGAGTTCCGGTCCGCCGTCGACACGCACGTCCACGCCGACCACGTCAGCGGCGTCCGCGCTCTCGCCGAGCGAACTGACGCGGAGCCGGTCGTTCCCGAGGGCGCAACGGATCGCGGCCTCGCGTTCGACGCGACGGCCCTTTCCACTGCTGATGAACTCGAGATCGGCTCGGCGACGCTGACCGCGGTGGCGACGCCGGGCCACACGACCGAGTCGCTCTCCTACCGGCTCGGCGACGTGCTGTTCACCGGCGACACGCTCTTTCTCGAGGGCGTCGGGCGACCGGACCTCGAACGCGGCGACGACGGAGCATCCGACGCGGCTCGACGGCTGTACGAGACGCTGCACGAGCGACTCGGGGACCTCCCGGACGAGACGACGATCGCGCCGGGCCACTACAGCGACGCCGCAGACCCCCGGGACGACGGGACCTACACCGCTCGTTTCGGCTCGCTGCGCGACCGACTCGCGGCGTTCTCGATGGACGAAGCCGCGTTCGTCGAGCACGCTACGAGCAACCTCCCGCCGCGGCCGTCCAACCACGAGCGCATCGTCGCGGCGAATCTCGGCCGCGAGGACGTCGACGCCGAGATGGCGTTCGAACTCGAGCTCGGGCCGAACAACTGCGCGGTCGCCGAGTGAGCGGAACGCTCGTCGGGCGACCGCGCGAGAAGGAACGGGTACTACCGTCGCGAACGGTCAGTCGTCCGCAGTTGCGCCGGCGTTCGGGCCGTCGGCCTCGAGGTCGCTCTCGATGCTCGGCGGGTACTTGCCGCGGTCGAGTTTGAGATCGGACTGCGGGCGCGCCATGCAGGTGAGCGCGTAGTTCTCGGCTTCCGCCTCGGTGAGGCCGCGGGCCGCGGGCTGGGTGACCTCGCCGTCGACGATCTCCGCCGAGCAAGCCAGACACATCCCGACGCGACACGAGTACTCCTGGGCGATGCCCTCCTCGAGACACCGGCTGAGGATCGTCTCCGTGTCCGAACAGGTGATCGTCTCACCCGTCCCGACGAATTCGACCGTATACTCAGTCATAGCAACCGATACGGACGACCTCACTAAAACTCTTTATTCACATCTGTGTCGTGATAGGAGCAAGGAGACTCGCACAGCGGAACCTGTTCGGACCGTCGATGCCGTCTCGCGACCGAACGACGACGGAGACCGGGCCGTCGGCTCCCGCTTTTGCCCTCGCGATGCCGACAAATAACACATAAAACGTTTTCTCCCCGTGGTGTAGACACTGTTAGTATGAGTACGCAGGAGCAGTCGACGGCCGCCGCGTCCGAGACCCACTCGCCGGACGTGGTCGTCGTCGGCGCGGGGACCGCAGGGTGTTACGCCGCAGCGACCGTCGCACGCGAGGGGTACGACGCCGTCGTCCTCGAGCGCAAGACCGAGGACGAAGCCGGCCACATCGCCTGCGGGGACGCCCTGAAGGGCGCCGACGCCTTCCCCGAGTCGATTCCGAAATCGCAGATCGAACCCGCCTTCACCAACACGGGCGTCGACCACGGCCGCTTCGAGATCCCCCAGGAGGACACCGTCCTCGAGATTCCGATCCCCGGCGAACTGGCGGTCATCGACCGCTGGGAGTACGGCCGCCTGATCATCGAGGGCGCGGCAGACGCGGGCGCCGACTTCCACTACGATACGGTCGTAAAGAACGTCACGCAAGCTGACGACGGCCGCGTCACCGGCGTGGAAGCAATGCGAAAGGGCGAATCCCGCACCTACGAGGCCGACGTCGTCATCGACGCCGCGGGGTCGCTGTCAGTCCTGCAGGACAACGTCGACTTCTCGACGTCGACGTTCGATACGAACGTCAACTACAGCCACTTCTGTTCGGCCTACCGCGAGGTCGTCCGCGTCGACGACCCCGTCGAGTGGGACGACGCGCTCGTGTTCAAGCCGACCGAACGCGCCGCGGGCTACCTCTGGTACTTCCCGCGAACCGACACCGAGATCAACGCCGGACTCGGCTTCCAGATGACCGAGGAGCCGATGAAACTCGTCGACGACCTCAAACGCGACCTCGAGAACCGCCCCGAGTTCCGGGGCGCCGAGGTCGAGGACAAACTCGGCGCGGCCCTTCCCACCCGCCGGCCCTACGACTCCGCGGTTCATCCGGGCTACATGGCCGTCGGCGACGCCGCGGGCCACGTCAACCCCACCACCGGCGGCGGCATCGCCGGCGCGGCCTACGCCGGCAAGTACGCCGCCGAGGCCGCCGTCGAGGGCCTCGAGACCGGCGACGTCAGCGAGAAGACCCTCTGGGAGTACAACGAGCGCGTGATGGACCACTTCGGCGCGCGCTACGCCGCGCTGGACGTCTACAACATCCTCTCGACGGCCGTCGACGTCGATGACCTGATGGGGCTGCTCGCCGCGATGCCCGGCGAGAAACTCGCCGAAGCGCTGTACTCCGGCAGCACGAGCATCGGTCCGAAACTCGCCGCAGAGAGCCTGTACGAGAGTTACGGCCACTGGGGCACGATCATCAATCTCTTCCGGACCAAGCGCCGCGCCGACGACCTGCTCGAACTCTACGAGGAGTACCCCCACCACCCCGCCGCCCTCGAGCACTGGCAGCAACGCCGCGACGACCTGATGGAGAAGGTCTACGAGACGACCGGGGCCGACCCGAAATACTAACACCGACCTTTTACTCTGCGGTTTATCACGCTGACGGCAGCGTAGCTGCCGCACAGCGCGACGTTCCTCGGTAAAAGGTCGATCAAAAGCACTCCTCCCTCCGTTCTGAGCGCTTCGCGTCCCGGCTCACGGCTTCGCCGTTCGCCATACGCGGCGCTACGCGCCGCGCACCCCACATCGGTCGTCGGCCCGTTCGCTCGGCCTGCGGCCTCGCTCACGGTCGCTATCGGGCGAGGACCTGCCCTCCCCTAAGTCGTGGCCTCCTCGGAGTGTCCGGAGGCCACTCCTGGCCAGAGAATTCGAGGCTATATATGTCCAAATTGACATAGTGGGTCGTTTGAGGACATTCCTACTCTCGTGACGGAACCGAGCACTGACCAAAACCCTCCACTGTTAGGGAAACTCGTGATTCAGGGCTGTCTGATACATAGTATCGTGACACAGAATCACACGCGCCGACGCGCACTGTCTCTGATCGGCTCCACCGGTATCGTCGCGATCGCCGGCTGCGTAGGTGGCGGCGACGGTTCGGAGGACGAGGAGATGTCCGACGACGGGGCGAACGGCGATGACATGGAGAACGGAACCGAGAACATGAACAATGAGTCCGAAAGCGACGAGATGGACGCGACTATGGGGAACGTCCGCGTCGCCCACCTCTCCCCGGACGCGCCGAACGTCGACGTCTGGGTCGACGGCGACGCCGTCCTCGAGGACGTCCCCTACCGGGCCGTCAGCGACTACCTCGAACTCGAGCCCGGGACCTACGCGGTCAAGATCACGGCCGCCGGGGATCCCGACACGGTCGTCTTCGATGACGACCTCGAGGTCGGCGAGGGCGACTACACGGTCGCCGCGGTAGGCGAACTCGCCGAGGAAAACCAGCCATTCGAGGTGGCCGTCTTCGAGGACGACCTGAGCGACCCGGGCGAGAAGGCCCGCATTCGTCTCGTCCACGCCTCGCCGGACGCCCCCGCGGTCGACGTCACCGCCGGCGACGGCGAGACGGTGCTGTTCGAGGGCGCCGCCTTCGGCGACGCGGCCGCCGTCGAGGTCCCCGCGGACATGTACACCCTCGAGGTCCGGCCCGCGACCGAAACCAACGACGGCGATGTCGTCGCGACGTTCGACGTCGAACCCGACGCCGGGACCGTCTCCTCGGCCTTCGCGGTCGGCTACCTCGCGCCCAAATCGGCCCCGGTCGAAGCGCCGTTCGACCTCGAGGTCGTCGTCGACCGCGACGGCGACCACTGATCCGACGGCGTCGGCGCTGAGCCGCCAGCCGTCGATCGACGCCGTTCGATCGGTTTTTTTACCTCGGAACCCGTTCAGGGCCGCCCGCGGCCGAGTCGCTCGATCGCGCCGGAGACGACGTCGACGCCGTGGGCGATGCTCGCCTCGTCGACGTCGAACGTCGCGCTGTGGTGGCCACCGGGGTGGTCGGTCCCGATGCCGACGTAACA
Above is a genomic segment from Haloterrigena salifodinae containing:
- a CDS encoding D-aminoacyl-tRNA deacylase, with product MIAIVESRADRASVHVCDQLRDLADWEALEDGSRPDADGGGTYYRLEGAELRSFEDFHLELESPVDAFDCDPDLLVFASRHSGDTGPLLTGHFTGNFGPAEFGGEPNAVADACPNALARLLEAFNEHAPEGYDVGMECTHHGPTDVGCPSLFAELGSGDEQWDDPAGAEAVARAILDLRGIDPHRGRQVVGFGGNHYAPRFERVVRETKWAVGHVAADWALEAMDHPTTHRDVLDAAFAASETAVALVDGEWPVLEETLEDLGYRLVSETWLREVDDRPLELVDAVEANLGRIDDGIRFGDRRTDAFDVVDLPAELVAAAQGIDPDRVREIVESNAVAFATENGGSRVGSRAAVPAADEAAVRETIVAALAVVLEEKYDDVIVADDAVVAERTAFDPELAREIGVPEGPKFGALADGEPVTVDGETVSPQRVRRQQTDRFPK
- the ftsZ gene encoding cell division protein FtsZ, yielding MDSIIDDAIDEAETGEQSEIPDDAPPQDDRSAGDASDGHRTGTMTDDELEDVLQDLQTDITVVGCGGAGGNTVNRMHEEGIHGAKLVAANTDVQHLVEIEADTKILMGEEKTGGRGAGSLPQVGEEAALESQQDIYDAIDGSDMVFVTAGLGGGTGTGSAPVVAKAAREAGALTISIVTTPFTAEGEVRRTNAEAGLERLRDVSDTVIVVPNDRLLDSVGKLPVRQAFKVSDEVLMRSVKGITELITKPGLVNLDFADVRTVMERGGVAMIGLGESDSEAKAEDSVKTALRSPLLDVDISGASSALVNVTGGNDMAIEEAEGVVEEIYDRIDPDARIIWGTSIDESLEGSMRTMIVVTGVESPQIYGRPDEETVQPEMTGQAGGDDIDFVD
- a CDS encoding rubrerythrin family protein — protein: MNADGFRDAVEESMDSELERLGSSKLLVALTDADLTVETVLRTVADGERAAMETFEGWADDEDHEDAQELFAEFRDQERDHYERVADLLEGETDADADATGGPMHETLRSLEDTSSRLGGLVGRSMVGERTHLQVVSFFVNEGDERRADQFRELRSETAAQGDRALELLEDVCDEDGDWDRARDAAEEVVEVAYDAYAGSLDEMGIDPKPIC
- a CDS encoding MBL fold metallo-hydrolase produces the protein MTDGSEPAEPADEREQVSIEPEALADRLRSGDGVTVLDVRDRDEFERWHLEGEGVEAVQIPHMKFIQAQARGGVTDLVDDLEEPIVAVCGRGEASAHAVGLLRDAGLDASNLAGGMDAWADLSLARELEVDAPATVVQYDRPSSGCLAYAIYSDGEAAVIDPLRAFADRYVNDAADRGAEFRSAVDTHVHADHVSGVRALAERTDAEPVVPEGATDRGLAFDATALSTADELEIGSATLTAVATPGHTTESLSYRLGDVLFTGDTLFLEGVGRPDLERGDDGASDAARRLYETLHERLGDLPDETTIAPGHYSDAADPRDDGTYTARFGSLRDRLAAFSMDEAAFVEHATSNLPPRPSNHERIVAANLGREDVDAEMAFELELGPNNCAVAE
- a CDS encoding 2Fe-2S iron-sulfur cluster-binding protein: MTEYTVEFVGTGETITCSDTETILSRCLEEGIAQEYSCRVGMCLACSAEIVDGEVTQPAARGLTEAEAENYALTCMARPQSDLKLDRGKYPPSIESDLEADGPNAGATADD
- a CDS encoding geranylgeranyl reductase family protein, whose amino-acid sequence is MSTQEQSTAAASETHSPDVVVVGAGTAGCYAAATVAREGYDAVVLERKTEDEAGHIACGDALKGADAFPESIPKSQIEPAFTNTGVDHGRFEIPQEDTVLEIPIPGELAVIDRWEYGRLIIEGAADAGADFHYDTVVKNVTQADDGRVTGVEAMRKGESRTYEADVVIDAAGSLSVLQDNVDFSTSTFDTNVNYSHFCSAYREVVRVDDPVEWDDALVFKPTERAAGYLWYFPRTDTEINAGLGFQMTEEPMKLVDDLKRDLENRPEFRGAEVEDKLGAALPTRRPYDSAVHPGYMAVGDAAGHVNPTTGGGIAGAAYAGKYAAEAAVEGLETGDVSEKTLWEYNERVMDHFGARYAALDVYNILSTAVDVDDLMGLLAAMPGEKLAEALYSGSTSIGPKLAAESLYESYGHWGTIINLFRTKRRADDLLELYEEYPHHPAALEHWQQRRDDLMEKVYETTGADPKY
- a CDS encoding DUF4397 domain-containing protein; protein product: MTQNHTRRRALSLIGSTGIVAIAGCVGGGDGSEDEEMSDDGANGDDMENGTENMNNESESDEMDATMGNVRVAHLSPDAPNVDVWVDGDAVLEDVPYRAVSDYLELEPGTYAVKITAAGDPDTVVFDDDLEVGEGDYTVAAVGELAEENQPFEVAVFEDDLSDPGEKARIRLVHASPDAPAVDVTAGDGETVLFEGAAFGDAAAVEVPADMYTLEVRPATETNDGDVVATFDVEPDAGTVSSAFAVGYLAPKSAPVEAPFDLEVVVDRDGDH